One part of the Nostoc sp. PCC 7120 = FACHB-418 genome encodes these proteins:
- a CDS encoding amino acid ABC transporter substrate-binding protein, whose product MNKLAVILGASLIFTTTACGGDSAPTTDTSTNSGSTLVANRWNTIKNRGQLICGVSGEVPGFSFVGTDGEYSGIDVDVCRAIAAALFDNPDAVEFRNLSAKERFTALQTGEVDILSRNTTWTLSRATSVGLEFAPVVFYDGQAIMVRKNSAIKSLADLKDKAICVQTGTTTEQNLADQMRKRNITYKPVVFEDVNVTFATYAEGRCDAITADRSALVSRRTTLPTPEDNVVLDEVISSEPLAPAVARGDAKWSNTVNWVVYALIKGEELGINAQNLGQFTTSNDPDVKRFLGTEGDLGQGLGLTNDFAARIIKHVGNYAEVYDRNLGPKTKLNLARGQNQLWSKGGLLYSPPFR is encoded by the coding sequence ATGAATAAATTAGCTGTTATCCTGGGCGCATCATTAATTTTTACTACTACTGCTTGTGGAGGAGATTCAGCGCCAACAACCGATACATCTACTAATTCAGGAAGTACATTAGTAGCAAATCGCTGGAATACGATCAAAAACCGTGGTCAGTTAATTTGCGGTGTCAGTGGCGAAGTTCCAGGATTCAGTTTTGTGGGAACTGACGGCGAGTATAGCGGTATTGATGTAGATGTTTGTCGGGCGATCGCCGCAGCTTTGTTTGACAACCCAGATGCAGTAGAATTTCGTAACCTCAGCGCGAAAGAACGATTTACGGCGCTACAAACTGGGGAAGTAGATATTCTCAGCCGTAACACTACTTGGACACTCAGCCGCGCTACCTCAGTGGGTCTAGAATTTGCACCTGTAGTCTTTTACGACGGTCAAGCAATCATGGTTCGCAAAAATAGCGCCATCAAGTCTCTAGCAGACCTGAAAGACAAAGCCATATGTGTGCAAACAGGTACTACAACTGAGCAGAACTTAGCAGACCAAATGCGGAAGCGCAACATCACCTATAAGCCAGTTGTGTTTGAAGACGTTAACGTTACCTTTGCTACCTACGCTGAAGGACGTTGCGATGCAATTACCGCCGACCGTTCAGCCTTGGTATCCAGACGCACAACCCTACCCACACCTGAGGATAATGTGGTTTTGGATGAAGTTATTTCTTCAGAACCACTTGCACCAGCCGTTGCTAGAGGAGATGCTAAATGGAGTAACACTGTAAATTGGGTAGTTTATGCCTTAATTAAAGGTGAAGAATTAGGAATTAATGCTCAAAATTTAGGTCAATTTACAACTAGTAACGACCCAGATGTGAAACGCTTTTTAGGCACCGAAGGTGATTTAGGTCAAGGACTTGGTTTAACTAACGACTTCGCCGCCAGAATCATCAAACACGTCGGGAACTATGCCGAAGTTTACGATCGCAACCTCGGCCCCAAGACAAAGCTTAATTTAGCACGCGGTCAAAACCAACTGTGGTCAAAAGGCGGGTTATTATACTCTCCACCATTCCGGTAA
- a CDS encoding DUF3318 domain-containing protein, with protein MTSYATSSAKAEMSELRRLKGLLPPELQSWVTVEGTTEVNPPLIRSEEIGKDQVEIQIDLVKWDALAMDQRNLLFWHEVARIQNDTIPKDGWEMAALAIGLGGAVGELWVQDGLLLVLALALCGVSGWRLYQKNNGEKQIREVLDADEKAIALATRFGYSLPNAYKSLGSALKTLIDTTPSKRQRSRYEARLSALKRSANKAKAKSKTTDED; from the coding sequence ATGACATCCTATGCAACCTCCTCTGCTAAAGCGGAAATGAGTGAACTACGGCGGTTGAAAGGCCTACTACCGCCAGAATTGCAGAGCTGGGTCACGGTTGAAGGTACAACTGAGGTCAATCCACCCCTGATCCGTAGCGAAGAAATTGGTAAAGACCAGGTAGAAATTCAAATTGACTTGGTTAAATGGGATGCTCTGGCAATGGATCAGCGTAATCTGCTATTTTGGCATGAAGTCGCCCGTATTCAAAATGACACAATTCCCAAAGATGGTTGGGAAATGGCAGCATTAGCTATTGGTTTGGGCGGTGCTGTAGGTGAGTTATGGGTACAGGATGGATTATTGTTAGTGTTGGCTTTGGCGCTGTGCGGTGTTTCTGGCTGGCGACTGTACCAAAAGAATAACGGGGAAAAACAAATTAGAGAAGTGCTGGATGCGGATGAAAAAGCGATCGCCCTGGCAACTCGCTTCGGTTATAGTCTCCCTAATGCCTACAAAAGTCTTGGTAGCGCTTTAAAAACTCTCATTGACACTACTCCCAGTAAACGCCAACGTTCTCGCTATGAAGCCAGACTATCGGCACTCAAACGCAGTGCTAACAAGGCAAAAGCTAAATCTAAAACCACTGATGAAGACTAA